The genomic window GGCTAGTAAATAACGGTGTCCCATTCTCGTTCATCTGTGGCTTATGAATAGGGGCAAAGTATATAATTGCAATATGAGATCACAATGGAGTGTTTGAAGTGAATATCTATGCTTTGCTGACGTTTCTTCCAGCGATTGTGTGTTTGGTGATGGCCATACGGTTTTTGAGGCGGAGAGAGCTGCTTGAGGCCAGGATGCTCAGCCTTCTGTTGTTTTCAATAGCCTGGTGGGCGTTTTTTTATGCGGTTGAATTGCTCGGCCATGATTTGGGTACAATGCGACTGCTCAACAAGATCTCTTATCCCGGAATAGTGAGCACGCCGGTTTTCTTTTTTCTTTTCTCGATGGCAATCCTCGACAAAAGAAAGTGGTTTAGCTGGAAAAGAATCTCTTTGCTTTTCGTCATTCCTATTGCAGTACTTCTATCCATGTGGACAAATGAAATTCACTGGCTTTATTACTCAGTGAGCGAATTGGATCTCAGTTCATCTTTCCCTCTACAGAGACTCGTTCATGGGCCGATTTTCTGGGTGGGAATGTTTTACACGTACGTGCTGCTTATTTCGAGCATATTCTCAGTTGCTCATCAATATATTCATTCGAAAGGGCCTTACAAGGGTCAGCTGAAGATGATTCTTCTTGGGACTTTCTTCCCCGTCCTCGTAAACCTGAATTATCTCTTTGGATTTATTGATTTCGGCTATCTCGACATGACTCCGTTTGCTTTCACTCTTGCTGCAGTATTTATGGCAATAGGTGTTATGAGGTACAGATTATTTGACATACGACCGGTTGGTAAGGAGACAGTTTTCGAAAGACTGCCTGACGGGGTTATCATTACTGACGATCGAGGAACGGTGGTCGACATAAACCCCATGGCTTGCACGATGTTCGGAGTTGAGAGTGAAAACTTGATTGGACTTAATTTCAGTGACGCTTTCAAAGATATCGAGACTATTGTGAATTTCTTTGGTTCCGATCTGTCGAAGTCCGAGCTGGAGGTGGGAGAGAAGATAATCGATTCCAGAAAGACTACAATTCTCAGCAGAAGAGGAAAGACAAGAGGTCATGTCGTTTTGCTGACCGAGATAACGGAAAGGAAGAGAGTCGAAGATGCGTTGCGCCGGAGTGAGGAGAGACTTGCGCTTGCTGTGAAAGGCGGGAACGTCGGTCTCTGGGACTTCAATATAGACAAGGGAGAGTTTTCAATTAACGAAAGATATTATCAGATCATGGGCTATACTGGCGGTGATTTGCTCATAACATTCCAGAACTGGAAAAAGTTTGTGCATCCGGAAGATCTTCTTCCTTCTCTTGAAGAGATGGAGAGATGTTACAACGGTGAGAAAGATTACTTTGAAATAGAGTACAGGATGCTTTCAAAGAGCGGTGAGTGGATCTGGGTTCATGATAGGGGAGAAGCTGCAGAGAGGGACAAGAACGGAAGGGCCAAGCGTATTCTTGGAACGCACATTGATATTTCTCCAACAAAACAGATTGAAGAGGCTCTTCGTGAGAGCCAGGAGAAGTACAGGAAGCTGGCAACGACGGACATGCTGACCGGCGTGATGAACAGATACTCACTTAGCGAGTTATTGAGAGCCGAAACGGAGAGATCGAGGCGTTATGGGAGCCCGCTTTCGCTA from Mesotoga infera includes these protein-coding regions:
- a CDS encoding diguanylate cyclase — protein: MFEVNIYALLTFLPAIVCLVMAIRFLRRRELLEARMLSLLLFSIAWWAFFYAVELLGHDLGTMRLLNKISYPGIVSTPVFFFLFSMAILDKRKWFSWKRISLLFVIPIAVLLSMWTNEIHWLYYSVSELDLSSSFPLQRLVHGPIFWVGMFYTYVLLISSIFSVAHQYIHSKGPYKGQLKMILLGTFFPVLVNLNYLFGFIDFGYLDMTPFAFTLAAVFMAIGVMRYRLFDIRPVGKETVFERLPDGVIITDDRGTVVDINPMACTMFGVESENLIGLNFSDAFKDIETIVNFFGSDLSKSELEVGEKIIDSRKTTILSRRGKTRGHVVLLTEITERKRVEDALRRSEERLALAVKGGNVGLWDFNIDKGEFSINERYYQIMGYTGGDLLITFQNWKKFVHPEDLLPSLEEMERCYNGEKDYFEIEYRMLSKSGEWIWVHDRGEAAERDKNGRAKRILGTHIDISPTKQIEEALRESQEKYRKLATTDMLTGVMNRYSLSELLRAETERSRRYGSPLSLLMLDLDNLKTINDNYGHLAGDEALKDACSFVQSSIRSNDYLGRWGGDEFLVIVTNTDLEGAIKVAEKLRAGLCSKEQKDYGSLRMSIGVSTLHKDESDYDGLLRRVDKALYESKKNGKNRVTPSD